From the Desulfarculaceae bacterium genome, one window contains:
- a CDS encoding aminotransferase class V-fold PLP-dependent enzyme: protein MSLEPNQRRALCGICPAGCWIIATYDGDGRLAKVEPDPASPLGITCRLGDHSPEILYSPERLKTPLRRKGPKGTYDFEPISWDEAFTAIAERLQGIKAEHGPEATCVYTGRGSFELAMCDLYQPKGVAVSSASSLLFPFGSPNTMGVGALCYVSYAMIAPHVTLGSMHITMFSDLENAELIVVWGANPATDSPPMDYRRIAQAVERGARLVVIDPRRTLTAKMPGARWVPIRPGTDGALALGMCAVLISEELYDEELTRDWTHGFDQFAAYAQHFRPEVVENITGVPADTVKELAREIAGAAGAAPVMYTGLEYSDSGVQAIRATLALWALAGQLDVPGGRCFAMRENNYPINREHLVANPAPEKALGRESFPLYTLYREESHANCLPRAVLEGEPYPIKALISLGASLCTSWPRASVWKDTLAALDFLVCVDIFHNADTAYADLVLPAATWYEIESYMTYGPTFRLREQVVPPVGEAKNAFFIFSEIAKRLGYGHLYPQNEQEVLERALEGGPFSLDQVRAAGGQVSLPGAMMQYKKWQKGLLRPDGKPGFDTPTGKIELFSTILAEHGYAGLPEYTEPSESPVSRPDLAEDYPLVFNSGARVSTDFRSQFHHIPGLVKRRPEPTVTLNTHDAEARGIVNGDWVRLSSPRGAVRLRAHVTEDIVPGAVDANMGGGGPLGPQAWQDCNINDLTELKYDPISGFPIYKALLCEVAKEQGAGEAVAVDSGEGAAAQVRPAPRAAQAGPRIYLDHNATTPLDPGVASAMSEFLAAEFGNPSAIYREGRAAATALAEARRKLASLLGTTARRLTFTSGGSEANNQVIKGVALDPANRDQRFITSSVEHPSVLRVFSWLADLGWDVVILPVDREGLVRPDDLVEAMEKPTALVSIMLANNETGGLQPIAELAALAHGAGALFHTDAVQAVGKIPLNVGELGVDFLSLSGHKLHGPKGVGALYARQGLELAPLVHGGGQEGGRRAGTENTASVVGLGAAAELAARSLGKMGGQVAALRDRLWSGIRELVPDARLNGPREGRLPNTLSVSLPGIRGESLVLALDQKGVALSSGSACRAGSPEPSHALLAMGLSDEEAHCALRFSLGRENTADEIERTLQLMRQVIAESENLVRFVPCR, encoded by the coding sequence ATGAGCCTGGAGCCCAACCAGCGCCGCGCCCTTTGCGGCATCTGCCCGGCCGGGTGCTGGATAATCGCCACCTACGATGGGGACGGCCGCCTGGCCAAGGTGGAGCCCGACCCGGCCTCGCCCCTGGGCATCACCTGCCGCCTGGGCGACCACTCGCCCGAGATCCTGTATTCCCCCGAGCGCCTGAAGACTCCCCTGCGCCGCAAGGGCCCCAAGGGCACCTACGATTTCGAGCCCATTTCCTGGGACGAGGCCTTCACGGCGATTGCCGAGCGCCTGCAAGGCATCAAGGCCGAGCACGGTCCCGAGGCCACCTGCGTGTACACCGGGCGCGGCTCCTTCGAGCTGGCCATGTGCGACCTGTACCAGCCCAAGGGCGTGGCGGTCTCCTCGGCCTCCTCGCTTTTGTTCCCCTTCGGATCGCCCAACACCATGGGCGTGGGCGCCTTGTGCTATGTGTCCTACGCCATGATCGCGCCCCATGTGACCCTGGGGAGTATGCACATCACCATGTTCAGCGACCTGGAGAACGCGGAGTTGATCGTGGTGTGGGGGGCCAACCCGGCCACGGACAGCCCGCCCATGGACTATCGCCGCATCGCCCAAGCGGTGGAGCGCGGGGCGCGCCTTGTGGTCATCGACCCCCGCCGCACCCTCACCGCCAAAATGCCGGGCGCGCGCTGGGTGCCCATCCGGCCGGGCACCGACGGAGCCCTGGCGCTGGGCATGTGCGCGGTGCTCATTTCCGAGGAACTCTACGACGAGGAGCTGACCCGCGACTGGACCCACGGCTTCGATCAGTTCGCTGCTTACGCCCAGCACTTTAGGCCCGAGGTGGTGGAGAACATCACCGGGGTGCCCGCTGACACGGTGAAGGAGCTGGCTCGGGAGATCGCCGGGGCGGCCGGGGCCGCGCCGGTGATGTACACCGGCCTGGAGTATTCCGACTCCGGGGTGCAGGCCATCCGGGCCACCCTGGCCCTGTGGGCCCTGGCCGGCCAGCTCGACGTGCCCGGCGGGCGCTGCTTTGCCATGCGGGAGAACAACTATCCCATCAACCGGGAACACCTGGTGGCCAACCCGGCCCCGGAAAAGGCCCTGGGCCGCGAGAGCTTCCCGCTCTACACCCTGTACCGCGAGGAGTCCCACGCCAACTGCCTGCCCCGCGCGGTGTTGGAGGGCGAGCCCTATCCCATCAAGGCCCTGATCAGTTTGGGCGCGTCGCTGTGCACCTCCTGGCCGAGGGCCTCGGTGTGGAAGGACACCCTGGCCGCCCTGGATTTCCTGGTGTGCGTCGACATCTTCCACAACGCTGACACCGCCTACGCGGACCTGGTCTTGCCCGCGGCCACCTGGTACGAGATCGAGTCCTACATGACCTACGGCCCCACCTTCCGCTTGCGCGAGCAAGTGGTGCCCCCGGTGGGCGAGGCCAAAAACGCCTTTTTCATCTTCAGCGAGATCGCCAAGCGCCTGGGCTACGGCCATCTTTACCCCCAGAACGAGCAGGAGGTGCTGGAGCGTGCCCTGGAGGGCGGGCCCTTCAGTTTGGACCAGGTGCGCGCCGCCGGGGGGCAAGTGAGTCTGCCCGGGGCCATGATGCAGTACAAGAAGTGGCAAAAGGGCCTGCTGCGCCCAGACGGCAAGCCCGGCTTCGACACCCCCACCGGCAAGATCGAGCTGTTCTCCACCATCCTGGCCGAGCACGGCTATGCCGGGCTGCCCGAGTACACCGAGCCCTCGGAGAGCCCGGTGTCGCGCCCCGACCTGGCCGAGGACTACCCCCTGGTGTTCAACTCCGGGGCGCGGGTGAGCACTGACTTCCGCTCCCAATTCCACCACATCCCCGGCTTGGTAAAACGCCGCCCCGAGCCCACCGTGACCCTCAACACCCACGACGCCGAGGCGCGGGGCATCGTCAACGGCGACTGGGTGCGCCTTTCCTCGCCGCGCGGCGCGGTGCGTTTGCGGGCGCATGTGACCGAGGACATCGTGCCCGGCGCGGTGGACGCCAACATGGGCGGGGGAGGGCCGCTAGGCCCCCAGGCCTGGCAGGACTGCAACATCAACGACCTCACCGAGCTGAAGTACGACCCCATCAGCGGCTTCCCCATTTACAAGGCGCTCTTGTGCGAGGTGGCCAAAGAGCAGGGCGCGGGCGAGGCCGTGGCGGTGGACTCCGGCGAAGGCGCGGCGGCCCAGGTGCGGCCTGCGCCGCGCGCTGCCCAGGCGGGGCCGCGCATCTACCTGGACCACAACGCCACCACGCCCCTGGACCCGGGGGTGGCTTCGGCCATGAGCGAATTTTTGGCGGCCGAGTTCGGCAACCCTTCGGCCATCTACCGCGAGGGGCGCGCGGCGGCCACGGCCCTGGCCGAGGCGCGGCGCAAGCTGGCCTCCCTGCTGGGGACCACCGCCCGCCGCCTGACTTTCACCTCCGGGGGCAGCGAGGCCAACAACCAGGTGATCAAGGGCGTGGCCCTAGACCCGGCCAACCGGGACCAGCGCTTCATCACCTCCAGCGTGGAGCACCCCTCGGTGCTGAGGGTCTTCTCGTGGCTGGCCGATCTGGGCTGGGACGTGGTGATTCTGCCCGTGGACCGCGAGGGTCTGGTGCGGCCGGATGACCTGGTCGAAGCCATGGAGAAGCCCACCGCCCTGGTGAGCATCATGCTGGCCAACAACGAGACCGGCGGCTTGCAGCCCATCGCGGAGCTGGCCGCCCTGGCCCATGGGGCCGGGGCCTTGTTCCACACGGACGCGGTGCAGGCGGTGGGCAAGATTCCGCTGAACGTGGGTGAGCTGGGCGTGGACTTCCTGAGCCTGTCCGGCCACAAGCTGCACGGGCCCAAGGGAGTGGGCGCGCTCTACGCGCGGCAGGGATTGGAGCTGGCCCCCCTGGTGCATGGCGGCGGCCAGGAGGGCGGCCGGAGGGCGGGCACCGAGAACACCGCATCCGTCGTGGGCCTGGGCGCGGCGGCCGAGCTGGCCGCGCGCAGCCTGGGCAAAATGGGCGGCCAGGTGGCCGCGCTGCGCGACCGGCTGTGGTCGGGCATCCGGGAGCTGGTGCCGGACGCGCGGCTCAATGGCCCGCGAGAGGGACGTTTGCCCAACACCCTGAGCGTGTCCCTGCCCGGCATCCGGGGCGAGTCCTTGGTGCTGGCCCTGGATCAGAAGGGCGTGGCCTTGTCTTCGGGCTCGGCCTGCCGGGCGGGCAGCCCGGAGCCCTCGCACGCGCTGTTGGCCATGGGCCTGAGCGACGAGGAGGCGCACTGCGCCTTGCGTTTTTCCCTGGGCCGCGAGAACACGGCCGATGAGATCGAGCGAACCTTGCAACTAATGCGGCAGGTGATCGCCGAGAGCGAGAACCTGGTGCGCTTCGTGCCCTGCCGGTAA
- the egtD gene encoding L-histidine N(alpha)-methyltransferase has product MRLKACIKAEQERLEIHDYLDLDHREEMRRLVGEGLSAADKWLHCKYLYDQRGSELFDQICRTPEYYPTRTEMALLERHAGEIMDFFAWRGGDLVEMGSGSNQKIRLLLDGHAPRAGGHLRYVPFDISQSALEEAARELLELYPGLEVMGIVGDYTRHLAALPPGRKLVLFLGSTLGNFNEADGLALLRGVAAAMGPEDRFLLGLDMVKPVEVLEAAYNDAAGVTSRFIKNILAHLNRELGADFPLEHFEHHAFFNPQRECMEMHLRARRELSCRVGDLGMEVGFEPGETIHVEIARKFAPESARAMLEQAGFRLTRWFSDERGWFSLVELALAG; this is encoded by the coding sequence ATGCGCCTGAAAGCCTGCATCAAGGCCGAACAAGAGCGGCTGGAGATTCACGACTATTTGGACCTGGACCACCGCGAGGAGATGCGGCGCCTGGTGGGGGAGGGGCTGAGCGCGGCCGACAAGTGGCTGCACTGTAAATACCTCTACGACCAGCGCGGTTCCGAGCTCTTCGACCAAATCTGCCGCACCCCGGAGTATTACCCCACCCGCACCGAGATGGCCCTCTTGGAGCGCCACGCCGGGGAGATCATGGATTTCTTCGCCTGGCGCGGGGGCGACCTGGTGGAGATGGGCTCGGGCTCCAACCAGAAGATACGCCTGCTCCTGGACGGCCACGCGCCGCGAGCCGGAGGGCATCTGCGCTACGTGCCCTTTGACATCAGCCAGAGCGCCCTGGAGGAGGCGGCCCGCGAGCTCCTGGAGCTATATCCCGGCCTGGAGGTCATGGGCATCGTGGGCGACTACACCCGCCATTTGGCCGCGTTGCCGCCGGGCCGCAAGCTGGTGCTGTTTTTGGGCAGCACCCTGGGCAACTTCAACGAGGCGGACGGCCTGGCCCTGCTCAGGGGCGTGGCCGCGGCCATGGGCCCGGAGGACCGCTTTCTCCTGGGCCTGGACATGGTCAAGCCGGTGGAGGTGCTGGAGGCGGCTTACAACGACGCGGCCGGGGTGACCAGCCGCTTCATCAAGAATATCCTGGCCCACCTCAACCGCGAGCTGGGCGCGGACTTCCCTCTGGAGCACTTCGAGCACCACGCTTTTTTCAACCCCCAACGCGAATGCATGGAGATGCACCTCCGGGCGCGGCGAGAGCTGAGCTGCCGGGTGGGCGACCTGGGCATGGAAGTGGGCTTCGAGCCCGGCGAGACGATCCACGTGGAGATCGCCCGCAAGTTCGCCCCCGAGAGCGCCCGCGCCATGCTGGAGCAGGCCGGGTTCCGCCTCACCCGCTGGTTCAGCGACGAGCGGGGCTGGTTCTCCCTGGTGGAGCTGGCCTTGGCGGGGTAG